One genomic region from Methanocaldococcus fervens AG86 encodes:
- a CDS encoding protease complex subunit PrcB family protein, which produces MPTAGYKIKIINITNIGNKIVVYYKVIPPKEFAAMVITYPYIKISVNGTYTATCKEVKD; this is translated from the coding sequence ATGCCTACTGCAGGTTATAAAATAAAAATAATCAATATAACAAACATTGGTAATAAAATAGTTGTTTATTATAAAGTTATTCCGCCAAAGGAATTTGCAGCAATGGTTATAACATATCCATATATAAAAATATCTGTAAATGGAACATACACTGCAACATGTAAAGAAGTAAAAGATTAA
- a CDS encoding MBL fold metallo-hydrolase: protein MRVEIVFLGCGGGRWATITQKKATGGFRIHTNELRMHVDPGPGAIVRLNELKISPWRTNALFISHCHPDHYTDGEVIVEAMTQGMTKKRGIFLGNLSVVEGFGEYEYVISKYHQSKLEKVNVLYPGDEMELYDTTIKATHTKHGDPFGIGFRLSTIYGDIGYTSDTELIPELIKDFDGVRILIANIVRKKNERIRGHLCSNDAIDLINSMSKKPELLIMNHMGIKMTNPQIEAEYISQNTGIEVIPARLGLKVELLNGKYKYHLIK, encoded by the coding sequence TTGAGAGTGGAAATTGTCTTTTTAGGATGCGGTGGTGGAAGATGGGCTACAATAACTCAAAAAAAGGCAACAGGGGGATTTAGAATACACACCAACGAACTTAGAATGCACGTAGACCCTGGACCGGGGGCGATAGTGAGATTAAACGAGCTAAAAATATCACCTTGGAGAACTAACGCTTTATTCATATCCCACTGTCATCCAGACCACTATACAGATGGAGAAGTTATTGTTGAGGCAATGACTCAGGGAATGACTAAAAAAAGAGGAATTTTTTTAGGAAATCTTTCAGTTGTCGAAGGTTTTGGAGAGTATGAATATGTTATATCAAAATATCACCAATCAAAGCTTGAAAAAGTTAACGTTCTATATCCTGGAGATGAAATGGAGCTGTATGATACAACAATAAAGGCAACACACACAAAACATGGAGATCCTTTTGGCATAGGGTTTAGATTATCAACAATCTATGGAGATATTGGCTACACATCAGACACTGAACTTATTCCAGAATTAATAAAGGATTTTGATGGGGTTAGGATTTTGATAGCAAATATCGTTAGAAAGAAAAATGAAAGGATAAGGGGGCATCTCTGCTCCAATGATGCCATTGATTTAATAAATTCAATGAGTAAAAAGCCGGAATTGTTGATAATGAACCACATGGGAATTAAAATGACAAATCCACAGATAGAGGCAGAGTACATATCTCAAAACACAGGTATAGAAGTTATTCCAGCGAGGTTAGGGTTAAAAGTTGAGCTTTTAAATGGGAAATATAAATATCATTTAATTAAGTAA
- the ftsY gene encoding signal recognition particle-docking protein FtsY, producing the protein MFGKLKEKLLQTASKITEKIYTKGEAEEIKEEKKKPKIPITGLFKKESKASVEEEKTEPEIKTETVIEKKVEKEEEVKEEEKKISLFDRFGLTRAIKKVIKKEVVILEEDIEDVLEELEIELLEADVALEVVEKLIENIKNELVGKKISPDDDVEEITINAVKNAIKNILSQEKIDIEEIIKKNKAQGKPTVIVFVGINGTGKTTTIAKLAYKLKQKGYSVVLAAGDTFRAGAIEQLEQHAKNIGVKVIKHKQGADSAAVIYDAIQHAKARGIDVVLADTAGRQATNTNLMEEIKKVVRVTKPDLVIFVGDALTGNDAVYQAEEFNKAVDIDGIILTKVDADAKGGAALSIGYAIGKPILYLGVGQRYSDLIEFDADWMVKKLFGEEEFEFSTEREF; encoded by the coding sequence ATGTTTGGAAAATTAAAAGAAAAACTTTTACAAACTGCATCAAAGATAACTGAGAAAATTTACACTAAAGGAGAGGCTGAAGAAATTAAAGAAGAAAAGAAAAAACCAAAAATCCCAATTACTGGATTATTTAAAAAAGAATCTAAAGCTAGTGTAGAAGAAGAAAAAACAGAACCAGAAATCAAAACTGAAACAGTCATAGAGAAAAAAGTGGAAAAAGAGGAGGAAGTTAAAGAAGAAGAGAAAAAAATAAGCCTCTTTGATAGATTTGGATTGACAAGGGCTATTAAAAAAGTTATTAAAAAGGAAGTAGTTATTTTAGAGGAAGATATAGAAGATGTTTTAGAAGAGTTGGAAATTGAACTTTTAGAGGCGGACGTTGCATTGGAAGTTGTGGAGAAGTTAATTGAGAATATAAAAAATGAGTTGGTTGGAAAAAAGATTTCTCCAGATGACGATGTGGAGGAAATCACAATAAATGCTGTAAAAAATGCCATAAAAAATATATTATCCCAAGAAAAAATTGATATTGAAGAAATAATTAAAAAGAACAAAGCTCAAGGAAAACCAACTGTTATTGTATTTGTTGGAATTAACGGAACTGGAAAAACCACAACTATAGCTAAACTGGCTTATAAATTAAAGCAAAAGGGATATAGTGTTGTATTAGCTGCTGGAGATACCTTTAGAGCTGGAGCTATAGAGCAGTTAGAACAGCATGCTAAAAATATTGGAGTTAAGGTAATAAAGCATAAGCAGGGAGCTGATTCTGCAGCAGTTATTTATGATGCTATCCAACATGCTAAGGCAAGAGGGATTGATGTTGTTTTAGCTGATACGGCCGGAAGACAGGCAACAAACACAAATTTAATGGAAGAAATTAAAAAAGTTGTTAGGGTCACAAAGCCAGATTTGGTTATATTTGTTGGAGATGCCTTGACTGGAAACGATGCCGTGTATCAGGCAGAGGAGTTTAATAAAGCAGTGGATATAGACGGCATTATATTAACAAAAGTAGATGCAGATGCTAAGGGAGGAGCAGCTTTATCGATTGGATATGCAATTGGAAAACCAATTCTGTATTTAGGAGTTGGACAAAGATATAGTGATTTGATTGAGTTTGACGCTGATTGGATGGTTAAAAAATTGTTTGGAGAAGAGGAATTTGAATTCTCAACTGAAAGAGAATTCTAA
- the rrmJ gene encoding 23S rRNA (uridine(2552)-2'-O)-methyltransferase: MGRKDKRWVLQRKRDFYYKLAKKLKYRSRASFKLMQLNEKFNVIKPGRIVLDLGCAPGGWMQVAREIVGDKGFVIGIDLQPVKPFEYDNVRAIKGDFTLEENLNKIRELIPNEEKKVDVVISDASPNISGYWDVDHARSIDLVTTALQIATEMLKERGNFVAKVFYGNMIDDYVKLVKKYFEKVYITKPQASRKESAEVYVIAKRYTGKKWEEEDKIKRIEKPDNEENNELLAKKIKEMRKLKSKQ, encoded by the coding sequence ATGGGAAGAAAAGACAAAAGATGGGTTTTACAGAGAAAGAGAGATTTTTATTACAAATTAGCTAAAAAACTCAAATACCGTTCGAGGGCTTCATTTAAGCTCATGCAGTTGAATGAAAAATTTAACGTTATTAAGCCGGGAAGAATAGTTTTGGATTTGGGTTGTGCTCCAGGAGGGTGGATGCAGGTAGCGAGGGAGATAGTTGGAGATAAGGGTTTTGTCATTGGCATTGATTTACAGCCAGTTAAACCTTTTGAGTATGATAATGTAAGAGCTATAAAAGGGGACTTTACTTTAGAGGAGAACTTAAATAAAATTAGAGAGCTAATTCCAAACGAAGAAAAAAAGGTGGATGTAGTTATAAGCGATGCATCTCCAAATATAAGCGGTTATTGGGATGTAGACCACGCTCGTTCAATTGATTTGGTAACAACTGCCTTACAAATAGCTACTGAGATGCTAAAAGAGAGAGGAAACTTCGTAGCTAAGGTGTTCTATGGAAATATGATAGATGATTACGTAAAGTTAGTTAAAAAATACTTTGAGAAGGTTTACATTACAAAGCCTCAGGCATCGAGAAAGGAGAGTGCTGAGGTTTATGTTATAGCTAAGAGATATACTGGAAAAAAATGGGAAGAGGAGGATAAGATAAAAAGAATTGAAAAACCTGATAATGAAGAAAATAACGAATTATTGGCTAAAAAAATTAAAGAAATGAGGAAATTAAAATCTAAACAATAA
- the uppS gene encoding polyprenyl diphosphate synthase, producing the protein MNNVKNKLKNIGKRLTIDFYRFLDNSGILKIYEKILEESIDKNNLPKHVAIIMDGNRRAAEIYEKDRYYGHYLGAEKVKDVLRWARDLGIKVVTLYAFSTENFKRPKEEVEKLMELFEKKFYEIADDEEVHKYKVRVRAIGRINLLPKNVQKAIKYAEDKTKNYSEFFINVAIAYGGQQEIIDAVKKIAEKVKKGEVKPEDIDKELIDKHLYTADLPFPNPDLIIRTSGEERISNFLIWQSSYSELYFCDIYWPLFRRVDFLRAIREYQRRHRRFGQ; encoded by the coding sequence TTGAATAATGTAAAAAATAAATTAAAGAATATTGGAAAAAGATTGACAATTGATTTTTATAGATTTTTAGATAATTCAGGAATTTTAAAAATTTACGAGAAGATTTTGGAAGAGTCCATTGATAAAAATAACCTACCAAAGCATGTAGCTATTATTATGGACGGAAACAGAAGAGCTGCTGAAATTTACGAGAAAGATAGGTATTATGGGCATTACTTAGGAGCTGAAAAGGTTAAGGACGTTTTAAGATGGGCGAGAGATTTAGGGATTAAAGTTGTTACATTATATGCATTTTCAACTGAAAATTTTAAACGGCCAAAAGAAGAAGTGGAAAAATTAATGGAACTTTTTGAAAAAAAGTTTTATGAGATTGCAGATGATGAAGAAGTCCACAAATATAAAGTTAGAGTTAGAGCTATTGGAAGAATAAACTTACTGCCAAAAAACGTTCAAAAGGCAATAAAATATGCTGAAGATAAAACAAAAAACTACAGTGAATTTTTTATCAATGTGGCTATTGCTTATGGAGGTCAGCAGGAGATAATAGATGCAGTGAAGAAGATAGCTGAAAAGGTTAAGAAAGGGGAGGTAAAGCCAGAAGACATTGATAAGGAATTAATTGATAAGCACTTATATACTGCTGATTTGCCATTTCCAAATCCTGATTTAATCATTAGAACTTCTGGAGAGGAGAGGATTAGCAATTTTTTAATTTGGCAGAGTTCTTATTCTGAATTGTATTTTTGTGATATATATTGGCCGTTATTTAGGAGAGTGGATTTTTTAAGGGCTATTAGGGAGTATCAGAGAAGACATAGGAGGTTTGGACAATGA
- the mtxX gene encoding methanogenesis marker protein Mmp4/MtxX, with protein MYAIGLGENKEEVLKAYEKLKEEGIEVELIENPKLLIDKLIDGEIGGAVRGSLPSSKVIPYLRENVGKFYRASILKNPFTKGIFLLSPVGIDDISEDKNERINDKIKIIEFASNFLKNHNLEPRVAVLSGGRLGDLGRNKEVDETIYEAEEIVKHFRGKIDIIHEGILIEEYLKEGYNIIVAIDGVTGNIIFRCLGLVCKIPGYGAVILSDKNINFIDTSRNANWERYYNAVKFLAGGEFE; from the coding sequence ATGTATGCAATAGGTTTAGGAGAAAATAAGGAGGAAGTTTTAAAGGCATATGAAAAATTGAAAGAAGAAGGAATAGAAGTTGAATTAATTGAAAATCCAAAACTTTTAATAGATAAGTTGATAGATGGAGAGATAGGGGGAGCTGTTAGGGGTTCTTTACCATCTTCAAAAGTGATTCCCTATTTGAGAGAAAATGTAGGAAAATTTTATAGAGCTTCAATTTTAAAGAACCCTTTTACAAAAGGTATTTTTCTACTATCCCCCGTAGGAATTGATGATATATCAGAGGATAAAAATGAGAGAATAAACGATAAAATAAAGATTATTGAGTTTGCTTCCAACTTTTTAAAAAATCACAATCTTGAGCCGAGAGTTGCAGTTTTATCTGGGGGGAGATTGGGAGATTTAGGGAGGAATAAAGAGGTTGATGAAACCATATACGAAGCTGAAGAAATTGTAAAGCATTTTAGAGGAAAGATTGATATTATTCATGAGGGTATATTGATAGAAGAATACTTAAAAGAGGGATATAATATAATTGTAGCAATAGATGGAGTTACTGGAAATATAATTTTTAGATGTTTGGGTTTAGTTTGTAAAATTCCAGGTTATGGAGCTGTTATTTTGTCAGATAAGAATATTAACTTTATTGACACGAGTAGAAACGCCAATTGGGAAAGATATTACAATGCAGTTAAATTCTTAGCAGGTGGAGAGTTTGAATAA
- the gltX gene encoding glutamate--tRNA ligase, with translation MEEKILPIALRNAIKYNGKANPKAVLGIFLSENPEYRSKVKEVMPIIEKVVEEVNKLPLDEIKRRLEELGEDIKKKEKKERDLELPNVKDKVVMRFAPNPSGPLHIGHARAAVLNDYFAKKYNGKLILRLEDTDPKRVLPEAYDMIKEDLEWLGVKVDETIIQSDRMEIYYEYGKKLIEMGKAYVCDCDPEEFRELRNKGIPCKCRERAVEDNLELWEKMLNGELENVAVRLKTDIKHKNPSIRDFPIFRVEKTPHPRTGDKYCVYPLMNFSVPVDDYLLGMTHVLRGKDHIVNTEKQAYIYKYFGWEMPTFIHYGILKIEDIVLSTSSMYKGIKEGLYSGWDDVRLGTLRALKRRGIKPEAIYEMMKRIGIKQADVKFSWENLYAINKELIDKDARRFFFVWNPKKLVIEGADKRVLKLRMHPDRPEFGERGLIFDGEIYVVGDELKEGKMYRLMELFNIVVEKVNDVAFAKYHSDDFKIARKNKAKIIHWIPIKDSVKVKVLMPDGDVKEGYAEKDFANVNVDDIVQFERFGFVRVDKKENDEFLCCYAHR, from the coding sequence ATGGAAGAAAAGATTTTACCAATTGCATTAAGAAATGCCATAAAATATAATGGAAAAGCAAATCCAAAAGCAGTTTTAGGGATATTTTTGTCCGAAAATCCAGAATATAGAAGTAAAGTAAAAGAAGTAATGCCAATTATTGAAAAGGTTGTTGAAGAAGTTAATAAACTGCCTTTAGATGAGATTAAGAGAAGGCTGGAGGAGTTGGGAGAAGATATTAAAAAGAAAGAAAAGAAAGAGAGAGATTTAGAGCTACCAAACGTTAAAGATAAGGTAGTTATGAGATTCGCCCCTAATCCTTCTGGTCCTTTGCATATAGGACATGCAAGAGCCGCAGTTTTAAACGACTACTTTGCTAAAAAGTATAACGGAAAGTTGATTTTAAGATTGGAAGATACAGACCCTAAGAGAGTTTTGCCTGAGGCATATGATATGATTAAAGAGGATTTGGAATGGTTAGGGGTTAAAGTTGATGAAACTATTATACAATCAGACAGAATGGAAATTTATTACGAATATGGTAAAAAGCTTATTGAAATGGGCAAAGCTTACGTTTGTGATTGTGATCCAGAGGAATTTAGAGAGTTAAGGAATAAGGGAATCCCATGCAAGTGTAGAGAGAGGGCTGTTGAAGACAACTTAGAGTTATGGGAAAAGATGCTTAATGGAGAGCTTGAAAATGTAGCTGTTAGATTAAAAACAGATATAAAGCATAAAAACCCATCAATTAGAGATTTTCCAATATTTAGAGTTGAAAAAACACCTCACCCAAGAACTGGAGATAAATACTGCGTTTATCCTTTAATGAACTTCTCAGTGCCTGTTGATGATTATCTATTAGGAATGACGCACGTTTTGAGAGGGAAAGACCACATTGTAAATACTGAGAAGCAAGCTTATATTTACAAATACTTTGGTTGGGAGATGCCTACATTTATACATTATGGTATTTTGAAGATAGAGGATATTGTTTTAAGCACTTCATCAATGTATAAGGGAATTAAAGAAGGGCTTTATAGTGGATGGGACGATGTTAGGTTGGGAACTTTGAGGGCTTTGAAAAGGAGAGGAATTAAGCCAGAAGCAATATATGAGATGATGAAGAGAATTGGGATTAAACAGGCAGATGTTAAGTTTTCTTGGGAAAATTTATATGCTATAAACAAGGAGCTTATAGATAAAGATGCAAGAAGATTCTTCTTTGTTTGGAATCCTAAGAAGCTTGTTATTGAAGGAGCTGATAAAAGAGTTTTAAAACTTAGAATGCATCCAGATAGACCTGAATTTGGTGAGAGAGGGTTGATATTTGATGGAGAAATTTATGTTGTTGGAGATGAGTTAAAAGAGGGTAAGATGTATAGGCTTATGGAATTATTTAACATAGTTGTTGAAAAAGTAAATGATGTTGCATTTGCCAAATATCATTCAGATGATTTTAAAATAGCAAGAAAAAATAAAGCTAAGATTATACACTGGATTCCTATAAAGGATAGCGTTAAAGTCAAGGTTTTAATGCCTGATGGTGATGTAAAAGAGGGTTATGCTGAAAAGGATTTTGCCAATGTAAATGTTGATGATATTGTCCAATTTGAGAGGTTTGGATTCGTTAGAGTGGATAAAAAAGAAAATGATGAATTCTTATGTTGCTATGCCCATAGATAA
- the wtpB gene encoding tungstate ABC transporter permease WtpB, whose translation MEKFDMAMFVFLIALFLFIFLPIIYMLSTPGDLSLLLDREVVDAFKTTLSAGVVATLIALIFGIPTGYILARHDFKFKSFIEAILDLPMAIPHSVIGIIILSFIYGIDVIKFIGKYVVDNFWGIVVVYLFVGIPFMVNSIRDGFLSVDEEIEYVSRTLGASKIRTFFEISLPLIKNNIISGIILSFARGISEVGAILIIAYYPKTVPVLIYERFTSFGLNASKPISVGMILISLMLFAVLRMFGNIKRGKDA comes from the coding sequence ATGGAGAAGTTTGATATGGCAATGTTTGTATTTTTAATAGCTTTGTTTTTGTTTATATTTTTGCCAATCATCTATATGCTTTCAACTCCTGGAGATTTAAGCTTATTGTTAGATAGAGAGGTTGTAGATGCATTTAAAACTACTTTATCAGCTGGAGTTGTTGCTACCTTAATAGCTTTAATTTTCGGAATTCCTACAGGATATATTTTAGCAAGGCATGATTTTAAATTTAAAAGCTTTATTGAGGCTATTTTGGATTTACCCATGGCTATTCCACACAGCGTTATTGGTATAATAATACTCTCCTTCATTTATGGCATCGATGTTATAAAATTTATTGGTAAATATGTAGTTGATAACTTTTGGGGCATTGTTGTTGTATATCTGTTTGTTGGCATTCCTTTTATGGTTAATAGTATAAGAGACGGATTTTTAAGTGTTGATGAAGAGATTGAATATGTTTCAAGGACTTTGGGGGCTTCAAAAATAAGGACATTTTTTGAAATTTCCCTACCATTAATAAAAAATAATATCATTTCAGGGATTATTTTAAGTTTTGCAAGGGGAATAAGTGAAGTTGGGGCTATATTGATAATTGCCTATTATCCTAAAACAGTTCCTGTGTTAATATATGAAAGATTTACAAGTTTTGGTTTAAATGCCTCAAAACCAATATCAGTAGGGATGATTCTAATTAGCTTAATGTTGTTTGCAGTATTAAGAATGTTTGGAAATATAAAAAGGGGAAAAGATGCTTAA
- a CDS encoding ATP-binding cassette domain-containing protein, with amino-acid sequence MLKVNNLSKIWKDFKLKNVSFEIDKEYCVILGPSGAGKSVLIKCIAGILKPDSGKIILNGEDITNLPPEKRNIGYVPQNYALFPNKNVYKNIAYGLIIKKANRLEIERKVKEIAEFLDITHLLNREVKSLSGGEQQRVALARALILDPSILLLDEPTSAVDIKIKESIISELKKIKHIPVLHVTHDLAEARTLGEKIGIFINGELIAFGDKDVLKKPKNKKAAEFLGFNIVNGKAIAPEDVIIEKGDEGEVVNIIDYGKYKKVFVKYNGCIVKAFTEKELNIGDFVGIKFKKEVNLSN; translated from the coding sequence ATGCTTAAAGTAAATAATCTATCAAAAATTTGGAAGGATTTTAAATTAAAGAATGTTTCTTTTGAAATAGATAAAGAGTATTGCGTAATTTTAGGGCCGAGTGGAGCTGGAAAATCTGTCTTAATAAAGTGCATAGCTGGAATATTAAAGCCCGATTCTGGAAAAATTATTTTAAATGGAGAGGATATAACAAACTTACCTCCAGAAAAAAGGAATATTGGTTATGTTCCACAAAACTATGCTCTATTTCCAAACAAAAATGTTTATAAAAATATTGCATACGGATTAATAATAAAAAAAGCCAATAGATTGGAGATTGAAAGAAAGGTTAAGGAAATAGCTGAGTTTTTAGATATAACCCATCTATTGAATAGGGAAGTTAAAAGCTTAAGTGGAGGAGAACAGCAGAGGGTAGCTTTAGCGAGGGCTTTAATCTTAGATCCTTCAATTTTGTTGTTGGATGAGCCAACGTCAGCTGTAGATATTAAAATTAAAGAAAGCATAATCTCTGAGTTAAAGAAGATAAAACACATTCCAGTTTTGCATGTAACTCATGATTTGGCTGAAGCAAGAACATTAGGGGAGAAAATTGGCATATTTATAAATGGGGAGCTTATAGCCTTTGGAGATAAAGATGTATTAAAAAAACCCAAGAATAAAAAAGCAGCAGAGTTTTTAGGATTTAACATTGTAAATGGGAAGGCAATAGCTCCGGAAGATGTAATTATTGAAAAGGGAGATGAAGGAGAGGTTGTAAATATCATAGACTATGGAAAATACAAAAAAGTGTTTGTTAAATATAACGGCTGTATTGTTAAGGCATTTACAGAGAAAGAGCTGAATATTGGAGATTTTGTTGGAATAAAATTCAAAAAAGAGGTAAATTTAAGCAATTAA
- a CDS encoding flippase yields MSLSRDSIYILLSNLYSKGMAYLFYFITAFLLGTEAFGILKGLMPIADTVTIFFSSGIPPAIAKFLAEEKNENVEKYVPILHLMILLSIFGFILTPYIKYILGGHYLTLNTSLYLAIGLCILASTLIAFSRGILQGLLRIKHLSSTWIVEYTVKIILVFILTLYFGIFGSLLSISLSYLIAGIFGVYLIHKAINGRFNVKKLIDIKIKNIFSDFNLKVLKYSIPIALTSSSYRLFGDVDNVIIMSIMGGFWSGIYGYSSLISRGIFMFASAVSIPLLPRISKTKDLNLLKDGIIQNTIFSSIFVLGCIFFPEIPLIAFFKIAHPEGILCLRILAISSLFMSYYTLISSALQGLGYAKISFYIILFGLILNVFLNLILVNAYGIVGGSLATLITSIIVFLIGVLAILRVKKAYLIK; encoded by the coding sequence ATGTCTTTAAGTAGAGACAGTATTTATATACTATTGTCAAATTTATACTCAAAAGGAATGGCATATCTATTTTACTTTATAACTGCATTTTTGTTAGGAACAGAGGCATTTGGAATTTTAAAAGGTTTAATGCCAATAGCTGATACTGTAACAATATTTTTTTCTTCTGGAATTCCCCCAGCTATAGCAAAATTTTTAGCTGAAGAGAAAAATGAAAATGTTGAAAAATATGTCCCAATATTGCATTTAATGATTTTACTTTCAATCTTTGGATTTATCTTAACCCCTTATATAAAATACATCTTAGGAGGGCATTATCTAACCTTAAATACTTCTTTGTATTTGGCGATTGGACTTTGTATTCTAGCTTCAACCTTAATTGCATTTTCAAGAGGAATTTTGCAGGGATTATTGAGGATTAAACACCTCTCATCTACGTGGATTGTTGAATATACTGTAAAAATTATTTTAGTTTTTATCTTAACCTTATACTTTGGAATTTTTGGCTCACTGCTTTCAATATCTTTATCTTATTTAATTGCAGGCATTTTTGGGGTTTACTTGATACATAAAGCTATAAATGGAAGATTTAATGTTAAAAAATTGATTGACATTAAAATAAAAAACATATTCTCAGATTTTAATTTAAAGGTTTTAAAATACTCTATACCAATAGCTTTAACCTCCTCCTCCTATAGATTGTTTGGAGATGTTGATAACGTTATAATAATGTCCATTATGGGGGGATTTTGGAGCGGGATTTATGGCTACTCATCTTTAATATCAAGGGGAATATTTATGTTTGCTTCGGCTGTTAGCATCCCTTTACTTCCAAGAATATCAAAAACAAAAGATTTAAATCTATTAAAAGATGGGATTATACAAAACACCATATTTTCATCAATTTTTGTTTTAGGTTGCATATTCTTTCCAGAAATTCCTTTAATAGCGTTTTTCAAAATAGCCCATCCAGAAGGAATTTTATGCCTAAGGATTTTGGCAATCTCCTCCCTGTTTATGAGCTACTATACCTTAATATCCTCTGCACTTCAAGGTTTGGGATATGCAAAAATCTCCTTCTACATAATCTTATTTGGATTAATATTAAACGTTTTTTTAAATTTAATATTGGTAAATGCCTATGGAATAGTTGGGGGAAGCTTAGCCACGCTAATAACATCAATAATTGTATTTTTAATTGGAGTTTTAGCTATTTTAAGGGTAAAAAAAGCTTACTTAATTAAATGA
- a CDS encoding cation:proton antiporter (subunit G of antiporter complex involved in resistance to high concentrations of Na+, K+, Li+ and/or alkali): protein MIMEQFVDIVRDILIFIASFGILMASYRLWVEKDRKNMIYARIHILGVIDCACFLIFMALGEILLAFVYLILAPFLAHAIANAAYNDKLSE from the coding sequence ATGATTATGGAGCAATTTGTTGATATTGTTAGAGATATACTTATTTTTATTGCTTCATTTGGTATTTTAATGGCTTCTTATAGGTTATGGGTTGAGAAAGATAGGAAAAATATGATATATGCAAGAATACACATCTTGGGGGTTATTGACTGCGCATGCTTTTTAATATTTATGGCTTTAGGAGAGATACTCTTAGCTTTTGTTTATCTAATTTTAGCTCCATTCTTGGCTCATGCAATTGCAAATGCAGCATACAACGATAAGTTGTCAGAATAA
- a CDS encoding methanogenesis marker 12 protein — protein sequence MITVGIDHGTSGITTCIKDNNKKTIFKLKRTELKEKSYLEELKKHIPLEDIDLIALTYSMGDGINKILPIEKVKNRGVLSIEGAGEKVGGGTKVYDEIKASGLPAVVIPGLHREVECLDKRFRALYSHIASPEKISIAYYAHKLFGFKDFVLSDISSNTVTLLIKDGRIFGGFDACIGAIGILHGPIDLEMIRDINSGKITANEAFSKAGAVKIAKLYKGVENTKEAIIKNYFNDENCRLAVDSLILSVSMEINSLLPLLDKSKRRVVLAGSIGTLRNPIDIPKRIKEFVEAKVFALYGESGAIGGALIAEDILKGKRNILGIEVEFE from the coding sequence ATGATAACCGTTGGAATAGATCATGGAACCTCTGGGATAACAACATGCATAAAAGATAACAATAAAAAAACAATATTTAAATTGAAAAGAACTGAATTAAAAGAAAAATCTTACTTAGAAGAGTTAAAAAAACATATTCCATTGGAAGATATTGACTTAATAGCTCTAACTTATTCAATGGGCGATGGTATAAATAAAATTCTCCCTATAGAGAAGGTTAAAAATAGGGGAGTTTTAAGCATAGAAGGAGCTGGAGAGAAGGTTGGTGGAGGAACGAAGGTGTATGATGAGATTAAAGCATCTGGATTACCAGCTGTTGTTATTCCAGGATTGCATAGGGAAGTTGAATGCTTAGACAAACGATTTAGAGCCCTATACTCACATATAGCATCTCCAGAAAAGATTTCTATAGCTTATTACGCACATAAATTATTTGGATTTAAAGATTTTGTTTTGTCAGACATATCTTCAAATACCGTAACTCTATTAATAAAGGATGGAAGAATCTTTGGTGGTTTTGACGCATGTATAGGAGCTATTGGAATATTACACGGCCCAATAGATTTGGAGATGATTAGAGATATAAACAGTGGGAAGATTACAGCAAATGAAGCATTTTCTAAAGCTGGAGCTGTTAAAATAGCTAAACTTTATAAAGGAGTTGAAAACACTAAGGAAGCGATAATTAAAAACTACTTTAATGATGAAAATTGTAGGTTGGCAGTTGATAGCTTAATTTTAAGTGTATCTATGGAGATTAACAGTTTATTACCTTTATTGGATAAAAGCAAAAGAAGAGTAGTTTTAGCAGGCTCAATAGGAACTTTAAGAAATCCAATAGATATTCCAAAAAGGATTAAAGAGTTTGTTGAAGCAAAGGTATTTGCCTTATATGGAGAGAGCGGGGCTATTGGCGGAGCTTTAATAGCTGAAGACATCTTAAAAGGAAAAAGAAATATTTTGGGCATAGAGGTTGAATTTGAGTGA